The following are from one region of the Pectobacterium actinidiae genome:
- the sppA gene encoding signal peptide peptidase SppA, with translation MRTLWRIFSGFFKWTWRLLNFIREFILNIFLIALILVGVGIYSQIKTTPEEATKGALLVDLTGVVVDQPTVNNKLRQLGREFFGASNNRRQENSLFDIVDSIRQAKSDENITGMVLDLSDFTGADQPSLQYIGKALREFRDSGKPIYAVGDSYNQSQYYLASFANTVSLTPQGSVDLHGFATNNLYFKSMLDKLKVTTNIFRVGTYKSAVEPYLRDDMSPAARDADGRWINALWQQYLNTVSANRQITPQQLFPGATSIIAGLQAVQGDTARYALDNKLVDEVASRSMTEQSLVKAFGWNSQKNNFNFISIYDYTIKPPVQNNNQIAVVFANGAIIDGPETPGMVGGDTTAAQIRAARLDPKVKALVLRVNSPGGSVTASELIRSELMSLRLAGKPIVVSMGGMAASGGYWISTPANAIISSASTLTGSIGIFGVITTFEDSLENLGVHTDGVATSPLADLSITKSLPPEFSQMMQLSIERGYKNFIDIVAQARKKTPAQIDQIAQGHVWVGSDAKENGLVDQIGDFDDAVKKAAELAKLGQYQLNWYAEQPGLLDTMLNQVNASVYALLPVAVQSMLPAPVAQLAEVVRSQPSIMNNLNDPQNRYAFCLTCGEVR, from the coding sequence ATGCGCACATTGTGGCGAATTTTTAGCGGATTTTTTAAGTGGACATGGCGTCTGCTTAATTTTATCAGAGAATTTATTCTCAATATTTTCCTTATTGCTCTGATTTTAGTTGGTGTTGGGATCTACTCACAGATAAAAACGACGCCGGAAGAGGCCACGAAAGGTGCGCTGCTGGTCGATCTGACGGGCGTGGTCGTTGATCAACCCACCGTTAACAACAAACTGCGTCAATTAGGACGCGAATTCTTCGGCGCATCGAACAACCGTCGCCAGGAGAACTCACTGTTCGATATCGTCGACAGTATTCGTCAGGCAAAGAGTGACGAAAACATCACGGGAATGGTGCTGGATCTCAGCGATTTTACCGGTGCCGACCAGCCGTCTCTGCAATACATCGGTAAAGCGCTGCGCGAATTTCGCGATAGCGGCAAGCCTATTTATGCAGTCGGTGACAGCTACAACCAGTCTCAATACTATTTGGCCAGTTTTGCCAATACGGTATCATTGACACCACAAGGCAGCGTTGATCTACACGGTTTCGCGACCAACAATCTCTATTTCAAGTCCATGTTGGACAAGCTGAAAGTGACCACCAATATCTTCCGTGTGGGAACCTATAAGTCAGCCGTTGAGCCGTATCTGCGTGACGATATGTCACCTGCTGCACGCGATGCCGATGGCCGGTGGATCAACGCCCTGTGGCAGCAGTATTTAAATACTGTTTCTGCTAACCGCCAGATCACCCCGCAGCAGCTCTTCCCTGGCGCAACCAGCATCATTGCAGGCTTGCAGGCCGTTCAGGGCGACACTGCACGCTATGCACTGGATAACAAGCTGGTCGATGAAGTGGCATCACGTTCCATGACCGAGCAATCGCTGGTTAAAGCGTTCGGCTGGAATAGTCAGAAGAACAACTTTAATTTCATCAGCATTTACGACTACACCATCAAACCGCCAGTGCAAAACAACAATCAGATCGCAGTTGTGTTTGCTAATGGGGCAATTATTGATGGCCCGGAAACACCAGGAATGGTCGGCGGCGATACCACGGCAGCACAAATTCGTGCCGCGCGCCTCGATCCTAAAGTCAAAGCACTGGTACTGCGCGTCAATAGCCCCGGCGGTAGCGTCACCGCGTCGGAGCTGATTCGCTCAGAACTGATGTCACTCCGTTTGGCGGGTAAACCGATCGTCGTATCCATGGGCGGAATGGCAGCATCGGGCGGCTACTGGATCTCAACGCCAGCGAACGCAATCATCTCCAGCGCCAGTACATTGACAGGGTCTATCGGTATTTTTGGCGTGATTACCACGTTCGAAGATTCGCTGGAAAACCTTGGCGTCCACACGGATGGCGTTGCCACGTCCCCGCTGGCCGATTTGTCAATCACGAAATCGCTGCCGCCTGAATTCTCGCAGATGATGCAACTGAGTATCGAACGCGGTTATAAGAACTTCATCGATATCGTGGCGCAAGCACGTAAGAAAACGCCAGCGCAAATCGATCAGATCGCGCAAGGCCACGTCTGGGTTGGTAGCGATGCGAAAGAAAATGGTCTGGTCGATCAGATCGGTGATTTTGACGACGCCGTGAAGAAAGCGGCAGAGCTGGCAAAACTGGGACAATATCAGTTGAACTGGTATGCCGAGCAGCCAGGTTTGCTCGACACGATGCTGAATCAGGTGAACGCCTCTGTTTATGCCCTGCTGCCCGTTGCCGTTCAGTCCATGCTGCCAGCCCCGGTTGCTCAGTTGGCGGAAGTGGTGCGGTCACAGCCATCTATCATGAATAACCTGAACGACCCGCAGAACCGATACGCATTTTGCCTCACCTGCGGAGAAGTTAGGTAG
- a CDS encoding NAD(P)H nitroreductase has translation MDALELLLNRRSASRLTAPAPTGDALNNIIHAGMRAPDHGAMQPWRFFMIENDGLDRFSTLLTRAAQQEGLDDAGIDKARQAPYRAPLIITIVAHCEENPKVPLWEQIVSAGCAVQAMQMAALAQGFNGIWRSGAWTHNALVREAFNCREQDEIVGFLYLGTPQLKASATVTPLDTDAFVHYF, from the coding sequence ATGGATGCTCTTGAATTGCTATTGAATCGTCGTTCGGCCTCGCGCCTGACCGCGCCAGCACCGACGGGTGACGCATTGAATAACATTATCCACGCCGGTATGCGTGCGCCGGATCATGGTGCGATGCAGCCGTGGCGCTTTTTTATGATCGAAAATGACGGTCTGGATCGTTTTAGTACGCTACTGACCCGCGCCGCGCAGCAGGAAGGGCTGGACGACGCTGGTATTGATAAAGCGCGTCAGGCGCCTTATCGCGCGCCGCTGATTATCACCATTGTTGCCCATTGTGAAGAGAACCCGAAAGTCCCGCTCTGGGAGCAAATTGTCTCCGCAGGCTGTGCGGTTCAGGCTATGCAGATGGCCGCATTGGCGCAGGGCTTTAACGGTATCTGGCGTAGCGGTGCCTGGACGCATAATGCTTTGGTGCGCGAAGCGTTCAACTGCCGTGAGCAGGATGAAATTGTCGGTTTCCTCTATCTGGGAACACCTCAACTCAAAGCCTCGGCCACGGTCACGCCGCTTGATACCGACGCGTTTGTTCACTACTTCTGA
- a CDS encoding DNA topoisomerase III, with protein sequence MRLFIAEKPSLARAIADVLPKPHRRGDGFIACGQNDVVTWCVGHLLEQAQPDVYDARYARWSLTDLPIIPQKWLLQPRPSVSKQLNTIKKLLNDASEVIHAGDPDREGQLLVDEVLEYLSLPEEKRQQVRRCLINDLNPQAVERAVSRLRENREFIPLCVSALARSRADWLYGINMTRAYTILGRNAGYDGVLSVGRVQTPVLGLVVRRDEEIENFVSKDYFEVKAHIVTPADERFVALWQPSESCEPYQDEEGRLLHRSLAEHVVKRIEGQPAFVTSYNDKRESETAPLPYSLSTLQIEAAKRFGLSAQQVLDVCQKLYETHKLITYPRSDCRYLPEEHFAGRHAVINAISVHQPDLLPQPVMDVDRRNRCWDDGKVDAHHAIIPTARTASASLTENERKVYGLVARQYIMQFCPDAVFRKCVIELDIAGGKFIAKARFLAEAGWRTLLGGKERDEENEGMPLPVVAKGDELLCERGEVVERQTQPPRPFTDATLLSAMTGIARFVQDKELKKILRATDGLGTEATRAGIIELLFKRTFLFKKSRYIHASEAGRALIHSLPASAAHPDMTAHWEATLTQISEKKCRYQDFMQPLTNSLQELIQQAKQNGAVRAFKGLSAPPSGASKRRKPQTKKAKEQEQ encoded by the coding sequence ATGCGACTTTTTATTGCCGAAAAGCCCAGCCTTGCGCGGGCGATTGCAGACGTATTACCCAAACCGCATCGACGCGGCGATGGCTTTATTGCCTGCGGCCAGAATGATGTTGTGACGTGGTGTGTGGGGCACCTGCTGGAGCAGGCGCAGCCGGATGTTTATGATGCGCGCTATGCTCGCTGGTCGCTCACCGATCTACCTATCATTCCCCAAAAATGGCTGTTGCAACCGCGCCCCTCGGTCAGTAAGCAGCTTAACACCATAAAAAAGCTCCTGAATGATGCCAGTGAAGTGATTCATGCGGGAGACCCCGATCGTGAAGGACAACTGCTGGTGGATGAGGTGCTGGAATACCTTTCATTACCGGAAGAGAAACGTCAGCAGGTACGTCGTTGTCTGATTAACGATCTCAACCCGCAGGCAGTAGAGCGTGCCGTTTCTCGTTTGCGTGAGAACAGAGAGTTCATCCCCCTGTGTGTGTCGGCGCTGGCGCGTTCCCGAGCGGACTGGCTCTACGGCATTAACATGACCCGCGCCTATACGATATTAGGCCGCAATGCTGGCTATGACGGCGTGCTGTCGGTTGGCCGCGTGCAAACGCCGGTGCTGGGGCTGGTGGTGCGGCGAGATGAAGAGATAGAAAACTTCGTTTCCAAAGATTATTTTGAAGTGAAAGCGCATATCGTGACGCCTGCCGATGAGCGTTTTGTCGCGCTATGGCAGCCCAGCGAATCCTGCGAGCCTTATCAGGATGAGGAAGGACGCTTATTGCATCGTTCGCTGGCGGAACATGTCGTTAAACGTATCGAAGGCCAGCCTGCGTTCGTCACCAGCTATAATGATAAACGGGAATCAGAAACCGCACCGTTGCCTTATTCGCTGTCGACGTTACAGATCGAAGCCGCGAAGCGTTTTGGGCTTAGTGCGCAGCAGGTGTTGGACGTGTGCCAGAAGCTCTATGAAACCCATAAGCTGATTACGTACCCGCGTTCTGACTGTCGCTATCTGCCAGAAGAGCATTTTGCCGGGCGTCATGCCGTCATAAACGCGATATCCGTACACCAACCCGACCTGTTGCCACAGCCAGTTATGGATGTGGATCGGCGTAACCGCTGCTGGGACGATGGTAAGGTCGATGCTCACCACGCGATTATTCCTACTGCCCGTACCGCAAGCGCGTCGCTGACGGAGAATGAGCGCAAGGTATATGGTTTAGTCGCGCGGCAGTACATCATGCAGTTCTGCCCGGACGCCGTGTTTCGCAAGTGTGTTATTGAACTGGACATTGCGGGCGGTAAATTTATTGCCAAAGCGAGGTTCCTGGCCGAAGCCGGATGGCGTACGTTGTTAGGCGGCAAAGAGCGAGACGAGGAAAACGAAGGCATGCCATTGCCTGTGGTGGCAAAAGGCGATGAGTTACTGTGTGAACGCGGTGAAGTCGTTGAGCGCCAAACACAGCCGCCGCGGCCGTTTACCGATGCCACGTTGTTATCGGCGATGACAGGCATCGCGCGTTTTGTGCAGGATAAGGAACTGAAGAAAATCCTGCGAGCAACCGATGGGTTAGGAACCGAGGCGACGCGTGCGGGTATTATCGAGTTATTGTTTAAACGGACATTTTTGTTTAAGAAATCCCGCTATATTCACGCGAGTGAAGCGGGGCGGGCGTTGATCCACTCACTGCCTGCGAGCGCGGCGCACCCTGACATGACCGCACATTGGGAAGCCACGTTGACGCAAATCAGCGAAAAAAAATGCCGCTATCAGGATTTTATGCAACCGCTGACGAACTCTTTGCAGGAGCTGATTCAGCAAGCAAAACAGAACGGTGCGGTGAGAGCGTTCAAAGGGCTTTCTGCACCGCCGTCAGGTGCTTCAAAACGGCGTAAGCCTCAGACTAAAAAAGCGAAGGAGCAGGAGCAATGA
- a CDS encoding YnjH family protein, with product MKSLMSLCVASVMLVLPALAQANRGGTDIVVPVPPEVWGAGTAVREQNNNCLRCCVYENRNYSEGAVVKVEGVILQCVRDKQTLGTNNLIWQLVK from the coding sequence ATGAAATCGTTAATGTCTTTGTGTGTCGCCAGTGTGATGCTGGTACTGCCTGCGTTGGCGCAGGCTAATCGTGGCGGAACCGATATTGTTGTTCCCGTTCCACCGGAAGTGTGGGGCGCTGGGACGGCGGTACGTGAACAAAATAACAACTGCCTGCGCTGCTGCGTGTATGAAAACCGGAACTATTCCGAAGGCGCGGTGGTAAAGGTTGAAGGTGTGATTCTGCAATGCGTGCGGGATAAACAAACGCTGGGAACCAACAACCTGATATGGCAGTTGGTTAAGTAA
- the xthA gene encoding exodeoxyribonuclease III, whose amino-acid sequence MKVVSFNINGLRARPHQLAAIIEQHQPDVIGLQETKVHDDMFPLEDVSQYGYHVYYHGQKGHYGVALLCKTQPIAVRRGFPTDEDDAQRRIIMADFATEHGTLTVVNGYFPQGESRDHPVKFPAKTRFYQDLQTYLEQHHSATQPLIVMGDVNISPTDLDIGIGEENRKRWLRTGKCSFLPEEREWMARLQGWGLIDTFRAANPESNDRFSWFDYRSAGFDDNRGLRIDLILASTFLAERCVATGIDYDIRGMEKPSDHAPIWAQFSL is encoded by the coding sequence ATGAAAGTTGTATCTTTTAATATCAATGGCCTGCGGGCGCGCCCTCATCAGTTGGCCGCCATTATCGAACAACACCAGCCGGATGTGATCGGGTTGCAGGAAACGAAAGTCCACGATGACATGTTTCCGTTAGAGGATGTCAGCCAGTACGGCTACCACGTTTATTATCACGGGCAAAAAGGTCACTACGGCGTCGCGCTGCTGTGTAAAACGCAGCCCATTGCGGTTCGTCGCGGTTTCCCAACGGATGAAGACGATGCGCAACGCCGGATCATCATGGCGGACTTCGCTACCGAACATGGCACGTTGACGGTCGTTAACGGCTATTTCCCCCAGGGAGAAAGCCGCGACCATCCGGTGAAATTCCCCGCCAAAACGCGCTTCTATCAGGATCTGCAAACCTATCTGGAACAACATCACAGCGCGACACAACCGCTGATTGTGATGGGCGATGTCAATATCAGCCCTACCGATCTGGATATCGGGATCGGCGAAGAGAACCGTAAACGTTGGCTACGCACGGGTAAATGTTCTTTCCTGCCGGAAGAGCGTGAATGGATGGCGCGTTTGCAAGGCTGGGGACTTATCGACACCTTCCGGGCGGCAAACCCAGAAAGCAACGATCGCTTCTCGTGGTTTGACTACCGTTCTGCCGGGTTCGATGACAACCGTGGCCTGCGTATTGACCTGATTCTTGCCAGTACGTTCCTGGCCGAGCGCTGCGTCGCCACCGGCATTGATTACGATATTCGGGGAATGGAAAAACCGTCCGACCATGCACCGATTTGGGCACAGTTTTCGTTGTAG
- a CDS encoding trimeric intracellular cation channel family protein, translating to MLTYIYLIAITAEGMSGALAAGRRNMDIFGVGMIAFITALGGGTVRDILLGNYPIGWTQHPGYIYLTIGAGLFTIIIARFMHHLHRLFLVLDAMGLIAFTVIGCNVALQLNYSTTVVVMAGIVTGIFGGILRDIFCNRTPMVLKKELYASVSLLVALLYLGLKSLNVNHDINLMTSFSIGLAVRLAAIRWSWQLPVFSYVPGRWKGKA from the coding sequence GTGCTGACTTACATCTATCTGATCGCGATTACGGCAGAGGGGATGTCCGGGGCGCTGGCTGCCGGACGTCGTAATATGGATATTTTTGGCGTAGGCATGATTGCCTTCATCACTGCGCTTGGCGGTGGCACCGTTCGCGATATTCTCCTGGGTAATTATCCCATCGGCTGGACGCAGCATCCCGGCTATATCTATCTCACCATTGGTGCGGGTCTTTTCACGATAATCATTGCGCGCTTCATGCACCATTTGCACCGACTCTTTCTGGTGCTGGATGCGATGGGGCTGATTGCCTTTACAGTTATTGGTTGCAACGTCGCACTGCAACTGAATTATTCAACGACGGTGGTGGTTATGGCGGGTATTGTCACTGGGATTTTCGGTGGAATCTTGCGTGATATTTTCTGTAACCGTACGCCGATGGTGCTGAAAAAAGAGCTGTACGCCAGCGTCTCGCTTTTAGTCGCACTTCTCTATCTTGGGTTAAAGTCGCTTAACGTTAATCACGATATTAACCTGATGACGTCATTCAGCATCGGTTTGGCCGTGCGTCTGGCGGCCATTCGCTGGTCGTGGCAGCTTCCGGTGTTCTCTTATGTCCCTGGACGCTGGAAAGGGAAGGCGTAA
- the purU gene encoding formyltetrahydrofolate deformylase, whose translation MQSQNIQRKVLRTICPDAKGLIAKITNICYKHELNIVQNNEFVDHRTGRFFMRTELEGIFNDTTLLADLDSALPEGSSRELTAVGRRRIVVLVTKEAHCLGDLLMKSAYGGLDVEISAVIGNHDTLQMLVERFDIPFHLVSHEGLTREEHDQKMIAQIDQYKPDYVVLAKYMRVLTPAFVQHYPNQVINIHHSFLPAFIGARPYHQAYERGVKIIGATAHYVNDNLDEGPIIMQDVIHVDHTYSGDDMMRAGRDVEKNVLSRALYRVLGQRVFVYGNRTIIL comes from the coding sequence ATGCAATCCCAAAATATACAAAGAAAAGTATTACGAACCATTTGCCCCGACGCAAAAGGGCTCATCGCGAAAATTACGAATATTTGTTATAAACACGAACTGAACATCGTGCAGAACAATGAGTTTGTCGATCATCGCACTGGCCGTTTCTTTATGCGGACCGAGTTGGAAGGGATTTTCAATGACACCACGCTGTTAGCCGATCTGGATAGCGCACTTCCCGAAGGTTCTTCTCGCGAATTAACCGCAGTTGGCCGTCGTCGCATCGTCGTTCTGGTGACGAAAGAAGCCCACTGCCTGGGCGATCTATTGATGAAAAGCGCCTACGGTGGTTTGGATGTCGAAATCTCTGCCGTCATTGGCAACCACGATACCTTGCAGATGCTGGTTGAGCGGTTTGATATTCCTTTCCATCTGGTCAGCCATGAAGGACTGACTCGCGAAGAGCACGATCAAAAGATGATCGCGCAGATCGACCAATACAAACCCGATTACGTCGTGCTGGCAAAATATATGCGAGTGCTGACACCGGCCTTTGTTCAACACTACCCGAATCAGGTGATCAACATTCACCATTCGTTCTTACCCGCCTTTATCGGCGCTCGCCCGTACCATCAGGCTTATGAGCGCGGGGTAAAAATCATTGGCGCGACGGCACACTACGTCAACGATAATCTGGATGAAGGTCCGATCATCATGCAGGATGTCATTCACGTCGACCATACTTATTCGGGCGACGACATGATGCGAGCAGGCCGAGACGTTGAGAAAAATGTCCTGAGTCGCGCGCTGTACCGCGTGCTTGGACAACGTGTTTTTGTCTACGGTAACCGCACCATTATTCTGTAA
- a CDS encoding YchJ family protein, which yields MSESCPCCSGLQYNACCQPYLTHAATAAEPAILMRSRYTAYVKHDVDYLIATWHPDLQPEKWRDSLAESCQNSQWLGLTILATSPGKTLDEGYVEFAARYVAESDNQRTEVMRERSRFLRQQDRWYYIDGVHLQTGRNEPCPCDSGKKYKKCCGQ from the coding sequence GTGTCAGAATCTTGCCCCTGTTGCAGTGGATTGCAGTATAACGCATGCTGTCAACCCTACCTCACGCATGCCGCAACAGCGGCTGAGCCCGCCATCTTAATGCGATCGCGCTATACCGCCTATGTCAAACACGATGTCGATTACCTTATCGCCACCTGGCATCCCGATCTTCAGCCCGAGAAATGGCGCGACTCTCTCGCGGAAAGCTGCCAGAATTCGCAGTGGCTCGGCCTTACTATACTGGCAACGTCTCCCGGAAAAACGCTTGATGAGGGCTATGTGGAATTCGCCGCACGTTATGTAGCTGAAAGCGACAACCAGCGAACAGAAGTGATGCGAGAGCGCTCACGCTTCCTTCGTCAGCAGGATCGCTGGTACTATATAGACGGCGTTCATTTGCAGACAGGCAGAAATGAACCTTGCCCGTGTGATTCCGGCAAAAAATACAAAAAGTGTTGCGGACAGTAG